A genome region from Aphelocoma coerulescens isolate FSJ_1873_10779 chromosome Z unlocalized genomic scaffold, UR_Acoe_1.0 ChrZ, whole genome shotgun sequence includes the following:
- the SLC26A1 gene encoding sulfate anion transporter 1 isoform X1: MQIEKCLAEDFHSFQRAKTELVHSCQKAIQEHINEVNTGKMERPLDATRMENTSSCFLMERKPHIKINRKEVILAKLRKSCSCTPQKLKNFVMDFFPVLRWLPKYQCKEYIWGDVMSGLVIGIILVPQAIAYSLLAGLKPIYSLYTSFFANIIYFLMGTSRHVSVGIFSLISLMVGQVVDRELLLAGFDLNDDAPPAPGDGSLQNDSLSNTTAFNLTIVGINAECGKECYAIGIATALTFVAGVYQVLMGIFRLGFVSMYLSESVLDGFATGASLTILTAQVKYLIGIKIPRSQGHGMLVITWINIFRNISQANLCDVITSAICIVVLVTAKELGDRYKHKLKFPLPTELVVIVVATLVSHYGKLNEVYASSVSGAIPTGFIPPKVPEFNLMLRVAVDALPLAIVSFVFTVSLSEMFAKKYAYTIRANQEMFAVGFCNIIPSFFHSFATSAALAKTLVKTSTGCQTQISGVISAMMVLLVLLFLAPLFYSLQKCVLACIIIVSLRGALRKFRDVPARYHVNKVDTLVWVVTMSASALVSTEIGLLVGIVFSMLCIIVRTQRPRTALLGQIQDTSFYEDDLEYENLSTVPKVKIFRFEAPLYYANRNYFLKSLYRLTNLDPNLEAARRKKYEKKEKQHLKKGNHRTANGLGIGETTLQLVPKQIDFQALVVDCSSISFLDTTGVNTLKEILKDYKNLNISVLLACCNPSVIDSLKRGGYFGRDFGCMQEMLFYSIHNAVLFAKDQKLSADCSV; the protein is encoded by the exons ATGCAAATAGAGAAATGTCTGGCTGAAGATTTTCATTCATTCCAACGggcaaaaacagagctggtACATTCCTGTCAAAAAGCCATTCAG GAACACATAAATGAAGTAAACACTGGGAAAATGGAAAGACCACTTGATGCTACCAGAATGGAAAACACCTCATCCTGCTTTCTCATGGAAAGAAAGCCTCACATCAAGATTAACAGGAAAGAAGTCATCCTAGCTAAGCTGAGAaagagctgctcctgcacaCCACAGAAGCTGAAGAACTTTGTTATGGACTTCTTTCCTGTTTTACGATGGCTTCCCAAGTACCAGTGCAAAGAGTACATTTGGGGGGATGTTATGTCTGGGTTAGTGATTGGGATCATTTTGGTCCCTCAAGCAATTGCATACTCACTGCTGGCAGGTCTGAAGCCCATTTATAGCCTTTACACATCATTCTTTGCCAACATCATCTATTTCTTAATGGGCACATCCCGTCATGTCTCAGTTGGCATTTTCAGCTTGATAAGCTTAATGGTGGGACAAGTTGTGGACCGAGAACTTCTCTTGGCTGGGTTTGACTTGAATGATGATGCCCCACCAGCCCCAGGTGATGGCTCTCTGCAGAATGACAGTCTGTCCAACACAACTGCCTTCAACCTTACCATTGTGGGGATAAATGCCGAGTGTGGGAAAGAGTGCTACGCTATTGGCATTGCTACAGCCCTGACATTCGTGGCGGGAGTGTATCAG gTTCTAATGGGGATCTTCCGTCTGGGTTTCGTATCTATGTACCTATCTGAATCCGTTCTAGATGGCTTTGCAACTGGTGCTTCCTTAACCATTTTAACAGCTCAAGTGAAGTATCTGATTGGAATAAAAATTCCACGTAGCCAAGGGCATGGGATGCTTGTTATTACCTGGATTAACATCTTCCGGAACATTTCTCAGGCTAACCTTTGTGATGTCATCACAAGTGCCATTTGTATTGTGGTGCTGGTCACTGCTAAGGAACTCGGAGATCGGTATAAGCATAAACTGAAATTTCCTCTTCCCACAGAGCTGGTAGTTATTGTTGTGGCAACATTGGTGTCACACTATGGTAAGTTAAATGAAGTGTATGCATCCAGTGTTTCTGGAGCTATTCCAACAGGATTTATCCCTCCAAAGGTACCAGAGTTCAACTTAATGCTCCGAGTTGCTGTAGATGCTTTGCCTCTTGCCATAGTCAGTTTTGTCTTCACTGTATCCCTTTCCGAAATGTTTGCAAAGAAATATGCTTACACCATCCGAGCCAATCAGGAAATGTTTGCTGTGGGGTTCTGCAACATCATTCCTTCTTTCTTCCACTCTTTTGCAACCAGTGCTGCTCTGGCAAAAACACTCGTCAAAACATCTACAGGCTGCCAGACTCAAATCTCTGGAGTAATCAGTGCAATGATGGTTTTGCTAGTGCTGCTCTTCCTGGCACCTCTATTCTACTCCTTGCAGAAGTGTGTCTTGGCTTGTATTATCATCGTCAGCCTTCGGGGAGCCCTGAGGAAGTTCCGAGATGTGCCAGCACGGTACCATGTGAATAAGGTGGACACACTTGTTTGGGTAGTTACCATGTCTGCCTCTGCCTTGGTCAGCACAGAAATAGGGCTGTTGGTTGGCATTGTTTTCTCCATGTTATGCATCATTGTTCGGACCCAGCGGCCACGGACAGCCCTGCTTGGTCAGATCCAAGACACAAGCTTTTATGAGGATGACTTAGAATATGAAAATCTCTCTACTGTTCCAAAGGTCAAAATATTTCGGTTTGAGGCCCCACTTTACTATGCAAATAGAAACTACTTCCTAAAGTCTCTGTACAGACTGACCAATTTAGATCCTAACCTAGAAGCTGCTAGAAGGAAGAAAtatgagaagaaggaaaagcagcatctgAAAAAGGGAAATCACAGAACTGCTAATGGACTGGGTATTGGAGAAACCACTTTGCAACTAGTTCCTAAGCAAATTGATTTCCAAGCCCTTGTTGTAGATTGCTCTTCCATCTCATTTCTGGACACCACTGGAGTTAATACTTTAAAGGAAATCCTGAAAGACTATAAGAATTTAAACATTTCTGTTCTCCTGGCTTGCTGCAATCCCTCAGTGATAGACTCTCTGAAAAGAGGGGGTTACTTTGGAAGGGATTTTGGATGTATGCAGGAAATGCTATTCTACAGTATACATAATGCTGTGCTGTTTGCAAAAGACCAAAAGCTTTCAGCAGATTGCTCAGTTTAA
- the SLC26A1 gene encoding sulfate anion transporter 1 isoform X2 gives MERPLDATRMENTSSCFLMERKPHIKINRKEVILAKLRKSCSCTPQKLKNFVMDFFPVLRWLPKYQCKEYIWGDVMSGLVIGIILVPQAIAYSLLAGLKPIYSLYTSFFANIIYFLMGTSRHVSVGIFSLISLMVGQVVDRELLLAGFDLNDDAPPAPGDGSLQNDSLSNTTAFNLTIVGINAECGKECYAIGIATALTFVAGVYQVLMGIFRLGFVSMYLSESVLDGFATGASLTILTAQVKYLIGIKIPRSQGHGMLVITWINIFRNISQANLCDVITSAICIVVLVTAKELGDRYKHKLKFPLPTELVVIVVATLVSHYGKLNEVYASSVSGAIPTGFIPPKVPEFNLMLRVAVDALPLAIVSFVFTVSLSEMFAKKYAYTIRANQEMFAVGFCNIIPSFFHSFATSAALAKTLVKTSTGCQTQISGVISAMMVLLVLLFLAPLFYSLQKCVLACIIIVSLRGALRKFRDVPARYHVNKVDTLVWVVTMSASALVSTEIGLLVGIVFSMLCIIVRTQRPRTALLGQIQDTSFYEDDLEYENLSTVPKVKIFRFEAPLYYANRNYFLKSLYRLTNLDPNLEAARRKKYEKKEKQHLKKGNHRTANGLGIGETTLQLVPKQIDFQALVVDCSSISFLDTTGVNTLKEILKDYKNLNISVLLACCNPSVIDSLKRGGYFGRDFGCMQEMLFYSIHNAVLFAKDQKLSADCSV, from the exons ATGGAAAGACCACTTGATGCTACCAGAATGGAAAACACCTCATCCTGCTTTCTCATGGAAAGAAAGCCTCACATCAAGATTAACAGGAAAGAAGTCATCCTAGCTAAGCTGAGAaagagctgctcctgcacaCCACAGAAGCTGAAGAACTTTGTTATGGACTTCTTTCCTGTTTTACGATGGCTTCCCAAGTACCAGTGCAAAGAGTACATTTGGGGGGATGTTATGTCTGGGTTAGTGATTGGGATCATTTTGGTCCCTCAAGCAATTGCATACTCACTGCTGGCAGGTCTGAAGCCCATTTATAGCCTTTACACATCATTCTTTGCCAACATCATCTATTTCTTAATGGGCACATCCCGTCATGTCTCAGTTGGCATTTTCAGCTTGATAAGCTTAATGGTGGGACAAGTTGTGGACCGAGAACTTCTCTTGGCTGGGTTTGACTTGAATGATGATGCCCCACCAGCCCCAGGTGATGGCTCTCTGCAGAATGACAGTCTGTCCAACACAACTGCCTTCAACCTTACCATTGTGGGGATAAATGCCGAGTGTGGGAAAGAGTGCTACGCTATTGGCATTGCTACAGCCCTGACATTCGTGGCGGGAGTGTATCAG gTTCTAATGGGGATCTTCCGTCTGGGTTTCGTATCTATGTACCTATCTGAATCCGTTCTAGATGGCTTTGCAACTGGTGCTTCCTTAACCATTTTAACAGCTCAAGTGAAGTATCTGATTGGAATAAAAATTCCACGTAGCCAAGGGCATGGGATGCTTGTTATTACCTGGATTAACATCTTCCGGAACATTTCTCAGGCTAACCTTTGTGATGTCATCACAAGTGCCATTTGTATTGTGGTGCTGGTCACTGCTAAGGAACTCGGAGATCGGTATAAGCATAAACTGAAATTTCCTCTTCCCACAGAGCTGGTAGTTATTGTTGTGGCAACATTGGTGTCACACTATGGTAAGTTAAATGAAGTGTATGCATCCAGTGTTTCTGGAGCTATTCCAACAGGATTTATCCCTCCAAAGGTACCAGAGTTCAACTTAATGCTCCGAGTTGCTGTAGATGCTTTGCCTCTTGCCATAGTCAGTTTTGTCTTCACTGTATCCCTTTCCGAAATGTTTGCAAAGAAATATGCTTACACCATCCGAGCCAATCAGGAAATGTTTGCTGTGGGGTTCTGCAACATCATTCCTTCTTTCTTCCACTCTTTTGCAACCAGTGCTGCTCTGGCAAAAACACTCGTCAAAACATCTACAGGCTGCCAGACTCAAATCTCTGGAGTAATCAGTGCAATGATGGTTTTGCTAGTGCTGCTCTTCCTGGCACCTCTATTCTACTCCTTGCAGAAGTGTGTCTTGGCTTGTATTATCATCGTCAGCCTTCGGGGAGCCCTGAGGAAGTTCCGAGATGTGCCAGCACGGTACCATGTGAATAAGGTGGACACACTTGTTTGGGTAGTTACCATGTCTGCCTCTGCCTTGGTCAGCACAGAAATAGGGCTGTTGGTTGGCATTGTTTTCTCCATGTTATGCATCATTGTTCGGACCCAGCGGCCACGGACAGCCCTGCTTGGTCAGATCCAAGACACAAGCTTTTATGAGGATGACTTAGAATATGAAAATCTCTCTACTGTTCCAAAGGTCAAAATATTTCGGTTTGAGGCCCCACTTTACTATGCAAATAGAAACTACTTCCTAAAGTCTCTGTACAGACTGACCAATTTAGATCCTAACCTAGAAGCTGCTAGAAGGAAGAAAtatgagaagaaggaaaagcagcatctgAAAAAGGGAAATCACAGAACTGCTAATGGACTGGGTATTGGAGAAACCACTTTGCAACTAGTTCCTAAGCAAATTGATTTCCAAGCCCTTGTTGTAGATTGCTCTTCCATCTCATTTCTGGACACCACTGGAGTTAATACTTTAAAGGAAATCCTGAAAGACTATAAGAATTTAAACATTTCTGTTCTCCTGGCTTGCTGCAATCCCTCAGTGATAGACTCTCTGAAAAGAGGGGGTTACTTTGGAAGGGATTTTGGATGTATGCAGGAAATGCTATTCTACAGTATACATAATGCTGTGCTGTTTGCAAAAGACCAAAAGCTTTCAGCAGATTGCTCAGTTTAA